In one Acipenser ruthenus chromosome 10, fAciRut3.2 maternal haplotype, whole genome shotgun sequence genomic region, the following are encoded:
- the LOC117401547 gene encoding BMP/retinoic acid-inducible neural-specific protein 3-like isoform X2, which yields MQAAPSTGSFQTRDPSIVRRNTLILWKGTGRDSLPDTRYTGEEALTIFVDQRKLSKKLDVSDYITNSSSVSLETLHQLAASYFIDRESTLRKLHHIQIASTAIKVTETRTGPLGCSNYDNLDSVSSVLVQSPENKVHLQGLQVILPGYLKGRFVQAALSYIACNTEGGFICKGNDCWCRCDHSFPECNCPYMDIQAMEESLIRISEAWATLYKEFEDADEFKMFLKRLPQNYFLNISTLQHLWSMDSGFQRRYDVLENSMKALYSKAQRVVYKLFALSKRCQKQPQVALTRERPLTYWLRYIQSLLYCTENNQEGSFSEETHSCLCAYDHSSCQVTIPCAIGEGQGCAACASDNHTRCGNCNPGYMLSQGTCKPEVADSTENYLGFETDLQDLELKYLLQKTDRRLEVHAIFISNDMRLNSWFDPSWRKRMLLTLKSNKYKSNLVHMLLGISIQICLTKNSTLEPVLALYVNPFGGSHSESWFMPVNENSFPDWERTKVEPPLECYNWTLTLGNKWKTFFETVHIYLRSRIKEPDVNGNDSVYYEPLEFMDSSRNLGYMKINSIQVFGYSMPFDPEAIRDLILQLDYPYTQGSQDSALLQLLEIRDRVNRLSPPGQQSLDLFSCLLRHRLKLATSEVMRIHSSLQSFNARLPNSVNYETTKLCG from the exons GAGAAGAGGCATTGACCATATTTGTGGACCAGCGGAAACTGAGCAAAAAGTTGGATGTGAGCGACTACATCACGAATAGCTCTTCAGTCTCACTGGAAACTCTTCATCAGCTAGCTGCCTCTTACTTCATTGACAGGGAGAGCACACTTCGGAAGCTGCATCACATTCAGATTGCCTCCACAGCTATCAAG GTAACTGAAACTCGTACTGGTCCCCTTGGATGCAGTAACTATGACAACCTTGACTCTGTTAGCTCTGTTCTGGTTCAGAGTCCTGAAAACAAAGTCCATTTGCAAG gtctGCAGGTCATTCTCCCAGGCTATCTGAAGGGACGCTTTGTGCAAGCTGCTCTCAGTTACATTGCCTGTAACACAGAAGGTGGATTTATCTGTAAGGGCAACGACTGCTGGTGCCGGTGTGACCACAGCTTCCCAGAATGCAACTGTCCTTACATGGACATTCAAGCAATGGAGGAAAGCTTGATTCGAATAAGTGAGGCTTGGGCCACCCTCTACAAGGAGTTTGAAGATGCAG ATGAgtttaaaatgtttctgaaaAGACTACCACAGAACTATTTCCTGAACATCTCAACGTTACAACACCTATGGTCAATGGACTCTGGCTTTCAGCGGCGGTATGATGTGCTTGAAAACAGCATGAAAGCTCTCTACAGTAAGGCACAAAGAGTTGTCTACAAGCTCTTCGCTCTTAGTAAAAGGTGTCAGAAACAGCCCCAAGTCGCTCTGACAAGAGAGAG ACCGCTGACCTATTGGTTGAGATATATTCAATCATTGCTTTACTGCACAGAGAACAACCAAGAGGGGTCGTTTTCTGAAGAAACTCACAGCTGCCTTTGTGCCTATGATCACAGTTCCTGTCAAGTGACCATTCCATGTGCAATAGGAGAAGGGCAAGGCTGTGCAGCCTGTGCTTCTGACAACCACACCCGCTGTGGCAACTGCAACCCCGGGTATATGCTGAGCCAGGGGACCTGTAAACCTGAGGTGGCTGACTCAACAGAAAACTACCTTGGATTCGAGACAGACCTACAGGATCTTGAATTGAAATACCTCTTGCAAAAAACCGACAGAAGACTTGAGGTCCATGCCATCTTTATCAGCAATGACATGCGCCTCAACAGCTGGTTTGACCCTTCATGGCGGAAACGCATGCTCCTCACCCTCAAGAGCAACAAGTACAAGTCCAACCTTGTTCACATGCTTTTGGGTATATCCATTCAGATTTGTCTCACGAAAAACAGTACTCTAGAGCCTGTGCTGGCTTTATATGTCAACCCTTTTGGAGGCAGTCACTCTGAGAGTTGGTTTATGCCTGTTAATGAGAACAGTTTTCCTGACTGGGAACGGACTAAGGTTGAACCTCCCCTGGAGTGTTACAATTGGACCTTAACTCTAGGGAACAAGTGGAAAACGTTTTTTGAGACTGTTCACATCTACTTGAGGAGTCGTATCAAGGAACCTGATGTTAATGGCAATGACAGCGTTTATTATGAACCTCTGGAGTTTATGGATTCATCAAGGAATTTGGGCTACATGAAAATAAACAGCATCCAGGTGTTTGGTTACAGCATGCCCTTTGATCCAGAAGCTATTCGAGATCTGATTTTACAACTCGATTACCCCTATACTCAGGGATCGCAGGATTCTGCTCTGTTGCAGCTGCTGGAGATTCGAGACCGTGTTAATAGACTGTCACCCCCTGGTCAGCAGAGCTTGGACCTCTTCTCTTGCCTGCTTCGTCACCGACTCAAACTGGCCACCAGTGAGGTGATGCGGATCCATTCCTCTTTGCAGTCTTTCAATGCCAGATTGCCAAACTCTGTGAATTACGAAACAACAAAATTGTGTGGTTAA